One Turneriella parva DSM 21527 genomic region harbors:
- a CDS encoding hemolysin family protein, with protein MAQIIAIALLTLLNGLFSLAEMAVVSSRRARLAALAEQGHHSATLVIKLLQNPERFLSTVQVAITAVAIVTGFLGGSAVSEQVAELLKNSMPALSAYAKPIATVAVVGSTTALSIVVGELVPKSIALAHAEAIACFAVRPFFLVMWLLTPFSYVLSGLAQILLRLMRVKKSATPHVTEEEIRVMLRESRKSGLVHASEQYMVENVFNLDDKPVVQLMTPRARLRWIDIATAQADLLAFIGGNPHSYYPVCAGSVDNIEGILAVKSLLQALAKGARYDLRSSLITPLIVPESLKSSKLLELFKQQGQHFAVVVDEYGTVQGVATLHNILEAIVGDMPAGKAQDGPIVRRADGTFLIDGNLPIADFAFYFKCRPEALQGTDVHYTTLAGFVSARLQRLPAVGDLVEFEHGRFEVMDMDAARVDKLLFSPNKVG; from the coding sequence ATGGCGCAGATCATCGCAATTGCACTTCTGACGCTGCTCAACGGATTATTTTCACTCGCTGAAATGGCAGTGGTTTCGTCGCGCCGCGCGAGGCTGGCCGCGCTCGCAGAGCAAGGCCACCATTCGGCGACCCTGGTCATTAAACTCTTGCAGAACCCCGAGCGGTTCTTGTCGACCGTGCAGGTGGCGATCACGGCCGTCGCCATTGTCACCGGCTTTTTAGGCGGTTCAGCGGTTTCAGAACAGGTTGCCGAGTTGCTGAAGAATTCAATGCCCGCACTTTCGGCTTACGCAAAGCCGATTGCGACAGTGGCTGTTGTCGGGTCGACAACAGCTCTTTCGATTGTTGTGGGTGAACTCGTGCCCAAGAGTATTGCGCTTGCGCACGCCGAGGCGATTGCCTGTTTTGCGGTGCGGCCTTTTTTTCTCGTGATGTGGCTTCTGACGCCGTTCTCTTATGTGCTTTCGGGTCTCGCGCAGATTCTGCTGCGCCTCATGCGTGTAAAAAAATCGGCGACACCGCACGTGACTGAAGAAGAAATCAGGGTGATGTTGCGCGAAAGCCGCAAGTCGGGGCTGGTGCACGCGAGCGAGCAATACATGGTCGAGAATGTCTTCAATCTCGACGACAAGCCGGTTGTGCAGCTGATGACGCCACGCGCGCGCTTAAGGTGGATAGATATCGCCACGGCGCAGGCAGACCTGTTGGCATTCATTGGCGGGAACCCGCACTCTTATTATCCCGTGTGTGCGGGTTCTGTCGACAATATCGAGGGCATACTTGCGGTGAAGTCGTTGCTGCAGGCGCTCGCGAAAGGGGCTCGTTACGATTTGAGATCCTCATTGATTACGCCACTGATTGTACCCGAGTCGCTTAAATCGTCGAAGTTGCTCGAGCTTTTTAAGCAGCAGGGCCAGCACTTTGCGGTTGTCGTCGATGAATATGGTACGGTGCAGGGCGTCGCGACACTGCACAATATTCTCGAAGCGATCGTCGGCGACATGCCTGCGGGCAAAGCGCAAGACGGCCCGATTGTGCGGCGGGCCGATGGCACGTTTCTGATCGATGGTAATTTGCCGATCGCCGATTTTGCATTTTACTTTAAATGTCGTCCTGAGGCGCTGCAGGGCACTGATGTGCACTATACGACGCTCGCTGGTTTCGTCAGCGCCCGACTGCAGCGCCTGCCAGCAGTGGGTGACCTCGTCGAGTTCGAACACGGCCGCTTCGAGGTGATGGACATGGATGCGGCGCGGGTCGATAAGCTGCTGTTTTCACCGAACAAGGTGGGCTGA
- a CDS encoding DUF6580 family putative transport protein has translation MKSINPRFSVLVTIVFAAAFSRVIPHLPNLSPLNAAALFAAAHFSGKAKAIVLPLGAVFLSDLFLNNVTYAASGQPFVWFYPGFYWQYSAYAVISLFGLAIFRRGVTVARTVIAALVAGLIFFSVSNFGVWAGGGLYPPTFAGLVACYAAALPFYQGTLMGDAVFVTLLFGGFHIAQRHFVLLAAASPNLSRA, from the coding sequence ATGAAGTCCATAAATCCCCGTTTTTCGGTGCTGGTGACGATTGTGTTCGCGGCTGCCTTTAGCCGCGTCATACCGCACCTGCCGAATCTGTCACCTCTGAACGCCGCAGCACTTTTTGCCGCAGCACATTTTTCGGGTAAAGCTAAGGCCATAGTTTTGCCGCTGGGTGCCGTGTTTCTGAGTGATCTGTTTCTGAATAATGTCACGTACGCTGCCAGCGGCCAACCTTTCGTCTGGTTCTACCCGGGGTTCTACTGGCAATACTCGGCATATGCCGTCATCTCTCTCTTTGGCCTGGCCATCTTTCGTCGCGGTGTGACCGTGGCGCGCACCGTGATCGCGGCACTTGTCGCCGGGCTGATTTTCTTTTCGGTCTCTAATTTCGGCGTATGGGCCGGCGGCGGTCTTTACCCGCCGACGTTCGCGGGTCTGGTCGCGTGTTACGCGGCGGCGTTGCCTTTCTATCAGGGCACACTCATGGGTGATGCGGTATTCGTGACTCTCCTTTTCGGGGGATTTCACATAGCCCAGCGGCATTTTGTGCTGCTTGCTGCGGCTTCACCGAACCTGTCACGGGCCTGA
- a CDS encoding ammonium transporter — MKVVHWAILMMTLLGTSVFAAEETKTAAFNAEEAIKTLRGETDLLWLVVASVLVFFMQAGFAYVETGFSRKKNAVNILMKNISDFLVGSLGYWLIGFSLMFGPHLLVGFGFGSPFMFEKLLEGADGKPIAFNYGFLFFQMVFAGTAATIVSGAMAERTKFISYVFFSLVCSAIIYPLFGSMVWSNLLDTNNTGWLAKMGFIDFAGSTVVHSLGGWMGLAGTIALGPRIGKFGSRHEVKPILGHNMSMSVLGMFILWFGWFGFNPGSTAVVKDGTFAIIAITTNLAACAGGVTAIVTSWLLFKRPDVSMVVNGILGGLVAITAGCNNVDAKGAVAIGAVAGILVVYCVLLLDWLKIDDPVGAVSVHGFCGAWGTIAIGLFANPKFGGGPTGILYGGDAGQLGVQALGAGVAFAWAFPISFLVFMFMKWMPFIGLRVPESEEIEGLDIIEHGIEAYPEET, encoded by the coding sequence ATGAAAGTAGTACATTGGGCAATCCTCATGATGACTCTGCTCGGCACTTCGGTGTTCGCCGCAGAAGAAACCAAGACTGCCGCATTCAATGCTGAAGAGGCGATTAAAACGCTGCGCGGTGAAACAGACCTGTTGTGGTTAGTGGTTGCGAGCGTTTTGGTTTTCTTTATGCAGGCGGGTTTTGCCTATGTCGAGACAGGCTTCTCGCGCAAGAAGAACGCAGTGAATATTCTGATGAAGAATATTTCTGATTTTCTCGTCGGTTCTCTCGGGTACTGGCTAATCGGCTTTTCATTGATGTTCGGACCACATCTGCTCGTCGGCTTTGGTTTCGGTTCACCTTTTATGTTCGAAAAGCTGCTCGAAGGCGCTGACGGCAAGCCGATCGCATTTAACTATGGCTTCTTGTTTTTTCAGATGGTTTTTGCCGGCACCGCCGCCACGATTGTGTCAGGCGCAATGGCCGAGCGAACGAAATTTATTTCGTACGTCTTCTTTTCTCTGGTTTGCAGCGCGATCATTTATCCGCTTTTTGGCAGCATGGTGTGGTCGAATCTGCTCGACACGAACAATACCGGCTGGCTCGCCAAGATGGGCTTTATTGATTTCGCGGGCTCAACAGTCGTACACTCACTCGGCGGCTGGATGGGCCTCGCCGGCACAATCGCACTCGGGCCCCGAATCGGCAAGTTCGGCAGCCGGCACGAAGTGAAGCCGATTCTCGGTCACAACATGAGCATGTCAGTGCTCGGTATGTTCATTCTCTGGTTTGGCTGGTTCGGCTTCAACCCGGGTTCGACCGCCGTCGTCAAAGACGGTACCTTCGCGATCATCGCGATCACGACCAACCTGGCGGCCTGCGCTGGTGGCGTGACGGCAATTGTTACCTCATGGTTGCTTTTCAAGCGCCCCGACGTGAGCATGGTCGTTAACGGTATTCTCGGCGGGCTCGTCGCTATCACGGCCGGCTGCAATAATGTGGATGCAAAAGGTGCTGTCGCGATCGGCGCAGTCGCCGGCATTCTCGTGGTCTACTGCGTGCTGCTGCTCGATTGGTTAAAAATCGACGACCCTGTGGGCGCCGTGTCAGTGCACGGCTTCTGCGGAGCGTGGGGCACTATCGCGATTGGTCTTTTTGCCAACCCGAAATTCGGCGGCGGCCCCACAGGAATTTTATATGGCGGTGATGCAGGCCAACTGGGCGTTCAGGCTCTCGGTGCGGGCGTCGCATTCGCCTGGGCTTTCCCGATCTCGTTTCTTGTCTTTATGTTCATGAAATGGATGCCCTTCATCGGCTTACGCGTACCTGAATCAGAAGAGATTGAAGGCCTTGATATCATTGAGCACGGTATCGAAGCTTATCCAGAAGAGACTTGA
- a CDS encoding bifunctional diguanylate cyclase/phosphodiesterase encodes MPFFSDKKVQSTLRQMVVQLPFSVGFIVIYVASAVFVLRYFTHNGVVAIFWPPTGLALAAVMIQGRIFLPVVAAGALLANLISGVPLWPAIIFALGNALQAWLGHFALNFRADSSHTLSHAREYFLIVRRAVLVAPLPSAFIGAATLHMFGLTRQDWLTNLEHWWMGDSLGVLVLTPLLLVWRRVPENWYSSRQWIEGIVGLALAALAGQIIFAGWFSEIFSDYAHGFVLFVFVSWAAVRFGRHATAVVIGLLVLQILYGVLSQSGYFYRTGNAMPLTSIWLYIFILAFTGMALAIFVHERKNSLLGLTQAHERLELVGSLAKIGAWDLDVMTGEMQLSREARRIAELPPESPMHFQAALTFLDEQEQHAHAGRVQQAIEQGIGWDTEFAMVTHTGRKIWVRSQANPVKENGRIVRLVGSMHDLTEKREKELALKKSELDFKRLVETSEEGIWTIDSEGKTTFVNERMADILGYTQDEMLGKPFTYFMTPDRAEAALALLQRRNEGIHEVHEFCLQDKGGREVWTLSSTNAIRSEDGTVVGALAMVTDITARKRIERDLQLSEERYRHLVESASDGIIVHVGGFIAYANDAALRLVGAKNAEEIIGRNALEFVAPEYRQMVIERMKIVNAPGGRAPAIEEKFMRLDGSTIDVEVSATGTRFNDSNATMVVVRDISERKNAEEQIRYLGQHDLLTGLPNRALFADRLTQTISFAAAHKKSFALLFLDLDHFKKINDSHGHQIGDRFLRQVSGRLLECVGPLDTASRQGGDEFSIIIAELEHADEAAFMARRICEALSEPFQVEALRLHASASVGIAMYPKDGLQAEVLLRNADIAMYHAKGSGRNQFQFFSEELNRTTHERLEIEAAIDDALEKNEFEVYYQPQLNLATGKIESCEALIRWNHAKKGLLAPGEFISVAEESGHIDAIGRWVLRRVAADFAEFSAAGFSNMRLAVNVSSPQMRVIDFAAFVAAVVAEHKIPAGCLELEVTESMLMSDTEQAIATISSLTAQGVRFSIDDFGTGYSSLSYLRSLKIHHLKIDRSFVADVISDPDDATIVRAIISLAHSLRLTAIAEGVESEQQLQFLKDEGCDMVQGYLLARPMPLADCIQFAKSYGKGA; translated from the coding sequence ATGCCTTTCTTCAGTGACAAGAAAGTTCAAAGTACCCTGCGCCAGATGGTCGTGCAGCTACCGTTTTCTGTCGGCTTCATCGTAATCTATGTGGCTTCTGCCGTATTCGTTTTGCGCTATTTTACGCACAACGGTGTGGTCGCAATCTTCTGGCCGCCAACGGGTCTGGCTCTAGCGGCTGTCATGATTCAGGGCCGGATATTTTTGCCGGTTGTCGCAGCCGGAGCCCTGCTCGCGAACCTCATTTCCGGTGTTCCCTTATGGCCAGCGATCATTTTCGCCCTGGGAAACGCTCTCCAAGCCTGGCTGGGTCACTTCGCGCTGAACTTTCGCGCCGATAGCTCGCATACACTTTCGCACGCGCGTGAATATTTTCTCATCGTGCGCCGGGCCGTATTGGTCGCGCCGTTGCCGAGTGCATTCATCGGGGCTGCAACTTTGCACATGTTCGGGCTTACGCGCCAAGATTGGCTCACGAACCTGGAACACTGGTGGATGGGTGACTCGCTGGGCGTTCTGGTGCTGACGCCATTGTTGCTGGTCTGGCGGCGCGTGCCTGAAAACTGGTATTCGTCGCGGCAATGGATAGAAGGCATCGTGGGCCTCGCGCTGGCCGCGCTGGCGGGACAGATTATTTTTGCCGGCTGGTTCTCTGAGATATTCAGCGATTATGCACATGGCTTCGTGCTCTTTGTTTTTGTATCATGGGCGGCTGTGCGGTTCGGCCGGCATGCAACTGCTGTTGTGATTGGTCTTCTTGTATTGCAGATACTGTACGGAGTATTGAGCCAAAGTGGCTATTTCTACCGCACCGGCAACGCAATGCCGCTCACGAGCATCTGGCTCTACATTTTCATTCTGGCCTTTACCGGCATGGCGCTGGCGATTTTTGTGCACGAGCGCAAGAATTCACTGCTTGGCCTCACTCAGGCGCATGAACGGCTCGAACTTGTTGGCTCGCTCGCCAAAATCGGCGCATGGGATCTCGATGTAATGACCGGTGAAATGCAATTATCCCGTGAAGCGAGGCGAATCGCTGAGCTGCCGCCCGAAAGTCCGATGCATTTTCAGGCAGCGCTGACATTTCTCGATGAGCAAGAGCAGCATGCACACGCCGGCAGGGTTCAGCAGGCGATCGAACAGGGTATCGGTTGGGATACCGAGTTCGCGATGGTGACGCACACGGGGCGTAAAATTTGGGTCAGATCGCAGGCGAATCCCGTCAAAGAAAACGGACGGATCGTTCGTCTTGTCGGGTCAATGCATGATCTGACGGAAAAACGAGAAAAAGAACTGGCGCTGAAAAAAAGTGAACTCGACTTCAAGCGACTCGTTGAAACTTCAGAAGAGGGCATCTGGACTATCGATTCAGAGGGCAAAACAACCTTCGTGAATGAACGTATGGCCGATATTCTTGGCTATACTCAAGATGAAATGCTGGGTAAGCCGTTTACGTACTTTATGACTCCCGACCGGGCAGAAGCGGCGCTCGCCCTGTTGCAGCGGCGCAACGAAGGTATTCATGAGGTGCACGAGTTCTGCCTGCAAGACAAGGGTGGCCGCGAGGTCTGGACTCTCTCGAGCACCAACGCGATACGCAGCGAAGACGGCACAGTCGTGGGCGCACTCGCGATGGTCACCGATATAACGGCGCGCAAGCGCATAGAACGCGACCTTCAGCTCAGCGAAGAGCGCTACCGCCATCTTGTTGAAAGCGCCTCAGACGGCATTATCGTTCATGTGGGCGGGTTCATTGCCTACGCGAACGATGCGGCGCTGCGGCTGGTTGGCGCCAAGAACGCCGAAGAAATAATCGGCCGCAACGCGCTTGAGTTTGTCGCCCCGGAATACCGGCAAATGGTTATCGAGCGCATGAAAATAGTCAATGCTCCCGGGGGCAGAGCGCCGGCGATCGAAGAGAAGTTCATGCGGCTCGACGGCTCGACAATCGATGTCGAAGTTTCAGCCACTGGTACGCGCTTCAACGATTCTAACGCAACCATGGTTGTCGTGCGTGATATTTCTGAGCGCAAGAATGCTGAAGAGCAGATACGGTATTTGGGCCAGCACGATCTCTTGACCGGGCTGCCAAACCGTGCGCTCTTCGCCGATCGCCTGACGCAGACCATTTCATTCGCGGCGGCTCACAAGAAAAGTTTCGCATTGCTGTTTCTCGATCTCGACCATTTCAAGAAGATCAATGATTCGCACGGGCACCAGATTGGTGACAGGTTCTTGCGCCAGGTCTCGGGCCGCCTGCTCGAATGCGTAGGCCCTCTCGACACAGCTTCGCGGCAGGGTGGCGATGAGTTTAGCATTATTATCGCTGAACTCGAACACGCGGACGAAGCTGCTTTTATGGCTCGCCGCATCTGTGAAGCACTTTCAGAGCCCTTTCAGGTCGAGGCGCTGCGTCTGCATGCATCGGCGAGCGTCGGTATCGCGATGTACCCAAAAGACGGGCTGCAGGCCGAAGTATTGCTTCGCAATGCGGATATAGCAATGTACCATGCGAAGGGCAGCGGTCGAAATCAATTTCAGTTCTTCTCAGAAGAGTTAAACAGAACGACGCATGAGCGCCTCGAAATTGAAGCGGCTATCGATGACGCGCTGGAAAAGAACGAATTTGAGGTATATTACCAGCCGCAATTGAATCTCGCGACGGGAAAAATCGAGTCATGCGAAGCGCTCATCCGCTGGAACCATGCAAAAAAGGGCCTTCTCGCCCCGGGTGAATTTATTTCGGTTGCCGAAGAATCAGGGCACATTGACGCCATAGGCCGATGGGTGCTGCGCAGGGTCGCCGCCGACTTTGCAGAATTTTCCGCTGCCGGTTTTTCGAACATGCGGCTCGCTGTGAACGTGAGCTCTCCGCAGATGCGCGTCATTGACTTTGCGGCTTTTGTCGCAGCTGTTGTAGCCGAACATAAGATACCCGCTGGCTGCCTCGAACTCGAAGTCACCGAGAGCATGCTGATGAGTGACACCGAGCAGGCGATAGCCACCATCTCAAGCCTCACCGCGCAGGGGGTCAGATTCTCGATTGACGATTTTGGTACGGGGTATTCGTCGCTGAGCTATCTGCGGTCGTTGAAGATTCACCATTTGAAAATCGACAGATCTTTCGTCGCCGATGTCATCAGTGACCCCGACGATGCGACGATCGTTCGCGCGATCATCAGTCTAGCGCATAGCCTGAGGCTAACGGCGATAGCAGAAGGTGTAGAGAGCGAGCAGCAACTACAATTCTTGAAAGACGAGGGCTGCGATATGGTGCAGGGCTATCTGCTTGCCCGCCCCATGCCCCTCGCCGACTGCATTCAATTTGCTAAGTCATATGGCAAAGGTGCCTGA
- the ilvN gene encoding acetolactate synthase small subunit yields the protein MKHVLSVRVNNSAGVLSHVTGLFTRRSYNIDSLCVGETNDPRYSVITLVIDEDEAMVQQITKQLLKLIDVIEIQNLTGEGSVKRELLLASIEIKKTERAEMLMLSRLFETTVIEMSESVIVLQMVAEPRRVTHFLDAIKGFKIIHMARTGVVALALP from the coding sequence ATGAAGCATGTTCTTTCAGTGCGGGTCAACAATTCTGCCGGTGTTCTGAGCCATGTTACCGGGCTCTTTACCCGGCGTAGCTACAACATCGATTCGCTCTGCGTCGGTGAGACCAATGACCCGCGCTATTCGGTCATTACGCTCGTCATTGACGAAGACGAAGCGATGGTACAGCAGATTACCAAACAACTCTTGAAGCTGATCGACGTCATCGAAATTCAGAATCTTACCGGCGAGGGTTCGGTAAAGCGCGAACTGCTGCTGGCATCTATCGAAATCAAAAAAACCGAGCGCGCCGAAATGCTGATGTTGTCGAGGCTCTTTGAAACGACCGTGATTGAAATGTCAGAATCGGTGATCGTGCTGCAGATGGTCGCAGAACCGCGGCGTGTGACGCACTTTCTCGATGCAATCAAGGGTTTCAAAATTATCCATATGGCGCGCACCGGTGTCGTGGCGCTGGCGCTGCCATGA
- a CDS encoding TonB-dependent receptor — protein MFSLPLRFAMLVTALSTGIFAADFSGRVDAEDGKPVEDADVTIPAINRHLHTDAAGIFKFTDLPRGVFAVKITKEGLPSRVVTIDLRNENVELKIRLDYVQLKQDTIIISGYRPADEAEIAQAVTVIEGKKLDRLRGQSLVQTVEDTPGVANFSTGNSIAKPVIRGLPSFRSLVLVDGMREESQQFGDEHGPNIDILDMDRIEIVRGPGSLLYGSDALGGVINVTTPELPRSAEHAKTLSGKVIGNANSNNPGGAGAISLAGAKNDFGYRGNFSYRQAGNTLTPAGAIPNSAYENLNGSGLIGINEKWGMLSLRFSRYDTKLNLPQATNDAAGKLIADPGATTYQRVAHNRLQLKSLIQTSIAKFDIGLTYQQNQRREFEDNINPDPRLNLLLDTFNSEIKAHHAPLGPLLGTIGLSYIYQKNQTLGSEPLIPGYTANSYGAYLFEELRFDAFSIMAGVRGDTRVLSVQQNAQLGNNNETVQNSAMTGSVGAVWRFAPGWSLFANLGRGFRAPTIFELYSTGVHEGAGTYDIGKNDLKSETSVTTDSGIRVRKGKVRAELNGYYNRIDNYVFAVPTGNIQNVDGNAYPEYQTTQGRATIYGGEADGEFAPLKWLTLSAGVDLIYGRNETLGEPLALIPANRYRTGITFSGDKLGSILNPYISLKARYVARKTEISAAERTLYPGFADYTLVSLSTGGDFAVGGQMWTYTIGADNLLNQRYVDYLSRQKLFALNPGVNVYFKITAPFDLVD, from the coding sequence ATGTTTTCGTTACCACTGCGATTCGCGATGCTCGTCACGGCCCTCTCAACGGGCATCTTCGCCGCCGATTTCTCGGGCCGGGTTGATGCAGAAGACGGCAAGCCCGTCGAAGATGCCGACGTGACGATACCCGCAATCAACAGGCACCTGCATACCGATGCTGCCGGTATTTTCAAATTCACTGACCTGCCCCGCGGAGTTTTTGCCGTCAAGATTACTAAAGAAGGTTTACCGTCGCGCGTTGTGACGATCGACCTCAGAAACGAAAACGTTGAACTCAAAATCAGACTCGATTACGTGCAGTTGAAACAAGACACGATTATCATCTCGGGTTACCGGCCAGCCGACGAAGCAGAAATTGCACAGGCGGTTACCGTTATTGAAGGTAAAAAACTCGACCGCCTGCGCGGGCAGAGCCTCGTTCAGACAGTCGAAGATACGCCGGGCGTGGCAAACTTTTCAACCGGTAATTCTATCGCAAAGCCGGTGATTCGCGGCTTGCCTTCTTTTCGTTCGCTCGTGCTGGTCGATGGCATGCGCGAAGAATCACAGCAGTTCGGCGATGAACATGGGCCCAATATCGACATTCTCGATATGGACCGCATTGAAATTGTGCGGGGGCCAGGCAGCCTGCTCTATGGCTCCGACGCATTGGGAGGAGTGATCAACGTCACGACACCCGAGTTGCCGCGCTCGGCCGAGCACGCAAAGACCCTCAGCGGAAAGGTTATCGGCAACGCCAATTCCAATAACCCTGGCGGCGCGGGCGCTATCTCGCTCGCGGGTGCTAAAAATGATTTTGGCTACCGCGGAAATTTCAGCTACCGCCAGGCGGGTAACACTCTCACTCCAGCCGGCGCAATCCCTAACAGCGCCTATGAGAATCTCAATGGCAGCGGGCTCATTGGCATCAATGAAAAATGGGGCATGCTCTCACTGCGCTTCTCGCGCTACGATACAAAACTCAATTTGCCCCAGGCAACGAACGACGCCGCGGGAAAACTCATTGCCGATCCGGGGGCGACGACCTACCAGCGCGTCGCGCACAACCGGCTGCAGCTCAAATCGCTCATCCAGACTTCGATTGCGAAATTTGATATTGGCCTGACCTACCAGCAAAACCAGCGGCGCGAGTTTGAAGACAACATCAATCCCGACCCCAGGCTGAACCTGTTGCTCGATACCTTCAACTCTGAAATCAAGGCCCACCATGCACCCTTGGGACCTCTCCTGGGAACAATTGGTCTGAGCTACATTTACCAGAAGAACCAAACGCTGGGGAGTGAACCGCTGATCCCCGGTTATACGGCCAATAGCTACGGCGCCTATCTCTTCGAAGAATTGCGCTTCGATGCCTTCAGTATCATGGCGGGCGTGCGCGGTGATACGCGCGTGCTCTCGGTCCAGCAGAATGCGCAGCTCGGCAACAACAACGAAACTGTTCAGAATTCAGCGATGACAGGTTCGGTCGGCGCAGTCTGGCGCTTTGCACCGGGCTGGTCGCTCTTCGCCAACCTCGGCCGCGGCTTTCGCGCCCCCACAATTTTTGAGCTCTACAGCACGGGAGTGCACGAAGGCGCGGGCACGTACGACATCGGCAAGAACGATCTCAAGTCAGAAACCTCGGTGACCACAGACAGCGGCATACGCGTTCGCAAGGGCAAGGTGCGCGCCGAGCTGAACGGCTATTACAACCGTATCGACAACTATGTGTTTGCTGTGCCAACCGGCAATATTCAGAATGTCGACGGCAATGCGTATCCCGAATACCAGACGACCCAGGGCAGGGCGACGATTTATGGCGGCGAAGCCGATGGCGAATTTGCGCCGCTCAAATGGTTAACACTTTCTGCCGGCGTCGACCTGATCTATGGCCGCAATGAAACGCTCGGCGAGCCGCTGGCGCTGATACCCGCCAACCGCTACCGAACGGGAATCACTTTCAGCGGCGACAAACTGGGATCAATTCTGAATCCTTATATCAGCCTGAAGGCGCGCTATGTCGCACGCAAAACAGAAATTTCTGCAGCCGAGCGCACCCTTTACCCGGGTTTTGCCGACTATACGCTGGTATCGCTTTCAACCGGCGGTGACTTTGCGGTCGGCGGCCAAATGTGGACATACACGATCGGCGCCGACAACCTGCTGAACCAGCGTTACGTCGACTACCTCAGCCGGCAGAAGCTGTTTGCGCTGAATCCGGGGGTGAATGTCTATTTCAAGATCACGGCCCCATTTGATTTAGTCGATTAG
- a CDS encoding cytochrome P450 produces the protein MPEPKGPVELPFIGSILSLRENPPEFFARLAADYGNVARFSVFGREALLLSHPDLIQEVLIEQPKNFRKSRGLQLAKALLGDGLLTSEGDFHKRQRRLSSPAFARSRMAKYAEDMVRISERHVASYPAGVRVDANQLMMRLTLAIVNKTLFDADVSAEADTVADALEVILNNMDRILNPFTEILNVLPLPSTLRLREAQAKLDKIVYGIIADRRKNPGDRGDLLSIYMSASDDEATGAMTDKQIRDECMTLFIAGHETTANALAWALYLLAANGEWLKKARAELREVTGDRPVTADDYPKLKLLQNIFAETLRLYPPAWTISREALVDTQIKGYEVKAGTTVVMSQWVMHRHPAYWSNPAQFDPARFNPDRAHDRAKFTYFPFGGGSRQCIGDQFASIEGVLILAVFLQHFEPCLIVPGYTAEIHPMITLRPRGGMPLVLRGVSK, from the coding sequence ATGCCTGAACCCAAAGGACCTGTCGAGCTGCCTTTTATCGGCAGCATTCTCAGTCTCAGGGAAAATCCGCCTGAGTTTTTTGCCAGGCTCGCTGCCGACTATGGTAATGTCGCGCGTTTCTCTGTCTTTGGCCGTGAGGCATTGCTCTTGTCTCACCCCGATCTGATTCAAGAAGTTCTGATCGAGCAGCCCAAGAACTTTCGCAAGAGCCGCGGCCTGCAACTCGCCAAGGCTCTGTTGGGAGACGGCCTGCTCACCAGCGAAGGCGATTTTCATAAGCGCCAGCGCCGCCTTTCGTCACCCGCATTCGCGCGCAGCCGCATGGCGAAATACGCAGAAGACATGGTGAGGATATCAGAACGCCATGTCGCCTCATACCCCGCTGGCGTTCGGGTCGACGCAAACCAGCTGATGATGCGGCTGACTCTCGCGATCGTCAACAAGACACTCTTCGATGCCGACGTTTCGGCTGAGGCTGACACGGTTGCCGACGCGCTCGAAGTTATTCTCAATAACATGGACAGAATTCTGAATCCGTTCACCGAGATTCTGAATGTGCTGCCGCTGCCTTCGACATTACGACTTCGTGAAGCGCAGGCGAAACTCGATAAGATTGTCTATGGCATCATCGCCGACCGTCGCAAGAATCCGGGCGATCGAGGCGACCTGCTGAGCATCTACATGTCAGCGAGCGATGATGAAGCGACAGGTGCCATGACAGACAAACAGATTCGCGATGAATGCATGACGCTCTTTATTGCCGGGCATGAGACGACTGCTAATGCACTGGCCTGGGCGCTTTATCTGCTGGCAGCGAACGGCGAATGGTTAAAGAAGGCGCGCGCAGAATTGCGAGAAGTTACCGGCGACAGGCCAGTCACTGCCGATGACTACCCGAAACTTAAGCTGCTGCAGAATATTTTCGCTGAAACGCTGCGCCTCTACCCACCCGCGTGGACAATTTCACGCGAAGCGCTCGTCGATACGCAAATCAAGGGCTACGAAGTTAAGGCCGGCACTACGGTCGTCATGAGCCAGTGGGTGATGCACAGACACCCTGCTTACTGGTCGAACCCAGCGCAGTTCGACCCCGCCCGCTTTAACCCTGATCGTGCGCATGACCGAGCGAAGTTTACCTACTTTCCATTTGGCGGCGGCTCGAGACAATGCATCGGCGACCAGTTCGCGTCGATCGAGGGCGTGCTGATTCTCGCCGTATTTCTTCAGCATTTCGAGCCATGCCTCATTGTACCGGGCTATACCGCCGAAATTCACCCAATGATCACACTGAGACCGCGTGGCGGCATGCCGCTGGTACTGCGGGGAGTTTCAAAGTAG